CCTGGACGGATATGCCGTCGCGGAGAGGGCGCGGGCCGAGCTCGGCCGCGAGCTGCGCCTCGTCGCACTGACGGGCTACGGCCAGGCGGAGGACCGCGAGCGGGCCGCGCTCGCGGGCTTCGACGGCCATCTCACGAAGCCGATCACCGGACGCGCGCTCCGTCGCGCCCTCGGCGCAGCAGCGCGCCGCCCCTCGTCGGCGAGGGCGTAGACCTCGGCTCGAGGAGGATCGCACTCGGAATCGAGCCCGGTTTCCGGCGCTTTCGCGGGCGTCAGTCGGAACGCCGGCCCGTCGGGGGCGGGACCCTTCCCCGTTCTGGTCCACCAGGCACGCCGAATATTTGTCGCCTCGAGAGAATCGATCACGAGTGCGGATAGCCCTTGGCGAGAGCCGCCGCCAGTTCGGCATCGTGTCCGTAAATGTCGTCGTAGAAATGAACGTCGCCGCTCTCGTAGGCGACGGCCGTCGCGTAGACGATGAAGACGGGGACGGGCTTTGCCAGGTTCACGATGACGTCGTCCTTTCCGTGCTGCATTTCCCGCCGCACCCGCTCCAGCGTCCATCCGGGATTGTTGCGCAGCACCCATGCGGCGAGCCCGGCGGCGTTTTCGACCCGAATGCAGCCATGGCTGAAATCGCGCCGCGAGCGCGAGAACAGCTCCGGAGAAGGCGTGTCGTGAAGATAGACGTTGTACTCGTTCGGAAACATCAGCTT
This genomic window from Thermoanaerobaculia bacterium contains:
- a CDS encoding L,D-transpeptidase family protein: RARDENGRVAMDMRVVVGKAMSTQTPVFSSQMTHVILRPYWNVPAGILGREIVPAVARDRGYLARKNYEVMTHDGKVVTSGRVSDAILTQLRAGRLMVRQKPGPANSLGLVKLMFPNEYNVYLHDTPSPELFSRSRRDFSHGCIRVENAAGLAAWVLRNNPGWTLERVRREMQHGKDDVIVNLAKPVPVFIVYATAVAYESGDVHFYDDIYGHDAELAAALAKGYPHS